In one Betta splendens chromosome 14, fBetSpl5.4, whole genome shotgun sequence genomic region, the following are encoded:
- the htr3b gene encoding 5-hydroxytryptamine receptor 3B, with protein MEAGIWLTLLFSVYVTECLPEKPKRSALNQLTRTLLRKYDCGVRPVHNWTSPTTVHIDLILQSVLDVDGKTQSITTSMWYRQIWTDEFLVWDPEEFDGISEISMSSDAIWIPDIIVSEFVNEGKSPSIPYVYVSSSGSVKSYRPMQVVLACSLEMYAFPFDKQNCSLTFRSWLHSVKEIDLALWRSAEAIANDQRQFMNDGEWELLSIPSRYWQIHQDDTDYAHIQFNVLIRRRPLLYVVGLLIPSVFLMLVDVISFYLPLNSGTRIVFKISILLGYTVFRVNLTDEMPATAARTPLIGVFFAVCMALLMLSLIKSILVVKLLHHSEKEVKQMSISACLLDKYGSGGHGCTESALTSIKTLDHINLTEDYELASSVEGDLLSLSETQDAPSGLDWLLQELVSLRLTLALEDTEASGQADWLALCAKLDRFLFRLYVLVLVLYAGTLLMLWASWSFA; from the exons ATGGAGGCTGGGATTTGGCTGACGCTGTTGTTCTCAG TCTATGTGACTGAATGTTTGCCAGAGAAGCCTAAGAGATCGGCTCTGAACCAGTTGACCAGGACCCTCCTGAGGAAATACGACTGTGGAGTCCGACCTGTTCACAACTGGACTAGTCCCACCACTGTGCACATAGACCTCATACTGCAGTCTGTCCTCGACGTG GATGGAAAAACACAGAGCATTACTACGAGTATGTGGTACAGACAG ATCTGGACTGATGAGTTTCTGGTCTGGGATCCAGAAGAGTTTGATGGCATCAGTGAGATCTCCATGTCGTCTGATGCCATCTGGATACCGGATATCATCGTTAGTGAATT TGTGAACGAAGGGAAGTCCCCCTCGATCCCCTACGTTTACGTCAGCTCCTCCGGCTCAGTGAAGAGCTACCGGCCCATGCAGGTGGTGCTGGCCTGCAGCCTGGAGATGTACGCCTTTCCCTTCGACAAGCAGAACTGCAGCCTCACCTTCCGCAGCTGGCTTCACTCAG TGAAGGAAATAGACCTGGCTCTGTGGAGGAGCGCCGAGGCCATCGCTAATGATCAGAGGCAGTTCATGAACGATGGGGAGTGGGAGCTGCTGTCCATTCCTTCACGCTACTGGCAGATCCACCAGGATGACACCGATTATGCCCACATCCAGTTCAAC GTGCTGATCCggcggcgccccctgctgtaCGTGGTGGGCCTCCTCATCCCCAGCGTTTTCCTCATGCTGGTGGACGTGATCAGCTTCTACCTGCCCCTGAACAGCGGCACCCGCATCGTCTTCAAGATCAGCATCCTGCTGGGCTACACCGTCTTCAGGGTGAACCTGACCGACGAGATGCCGGCCACCGCCGCCAGGACGCCGCTTATAG GCGTGTTCTTCGCGGTGTGCATGGCCCTGCTGATGCTCAGCCTAATCAAATCCATACTGGTGGTGAAGCTGCTCCATCACAGCGAGAAGGAGGTCAAGCAGATGTCAatatctgcctgcctgctagACAAGTACGGCTCCGGCGGCCACGGCTGCACAGAGAGTGCTTTAACCTCCATCAAGACCCTCGACCACATCAACTTGACCGAAG ATTACGAGCTGGCGTCTTCGGTGGAAGGGGATCTGCTGTCTCTAAGCGAGACCCAGGACGCCCCCTCTGGGCTGGACTGGCTCCTCCAGGAGCTGGTTTCCCTCCGCCTGACCTTGGCGCTGGAGGACACCGAGGCTTCGGGTCAGGCCGACTGGCTGGCCCTGTGCGCCAAACTCGACCGCTTCCTGTTTCGCCTTTacgtgctggtgctggttctgtacGCTGGTACTCTGCTGATGCTCTGGGCCAGCTGGAGCTTTGCCTGA
- the htr3a gene encoding 5-hydroxytryptamine receptor 3A: MRLSAAGAVLACLLIPGASRACTVKKAGGSTGRFANATLVRLSEFLSAGYKKGVRPVKDWRTSTLVAIDLMVYSILNVDEKNQVLTTYVWYRQMWRDEFLVWNPEDFDEVKQVSLPTANVWVPDILINEFVDVGKSPDIPYVYVTNDGVVRNYKPIQVVTACTLNIYNFPFDVQKCSLTFQSWLHTINDINITLIRSPEELREDKSVFMNQGEWELLHILSNYKIFSVDNDDYYAEMKFHVVIRRRPLFYTVNLLLPSIFLMVMDIVGFYLPPDSGERVSFKITLLLGYSVFLIIVSDTLPATAIGTPLIGVYFVVCMALLVISLTETVLIVRLVHKQDLQTPVPHWVKYLVLERAPVLFCIHQKHRLCSRLSSRASDLDHHKENNYGTARCTLHHTCEMGRSLSQHDREGGLLGLGRPLARDAGPPVMDHILQEVTAIRHFLEKRDRCREVAKEWLQVGYVLDVLLFRVYLVAVVAYSITLGTLWSVWQVA, from the exons ATGAGGCTGTCGGCAGCCGGGGCGGTGCTCGCCTGCCTCCTCATCCCAGGAGCATCGAGGGCCTGCACAG TGAAGAAAGCGGGCGGCAGCACGGGAAGGTTTGCCAACGCCACCTTGGTGCGGCTCTCCGAGTTCCTGAGTGCAGGCTACAAGAAGGGAGTGAGGCCAGTGAAGGACTGGAGGACGTCTACGCTGGTGGCCATAGACCTCATGGTTTACTCTATACTCAACGTG GATGAGAAGAACCAGGTTCTGACTACGTATGTGTGGTACAGACAA atgtggAGGGATGAATTCCTGGTCTGGAATCCAGAAGACTTTGATGAAGTCAAACAAGTCTCTTTACCCACTGCTAACGTGTGGGTTCCTGACATCCTCATCAACGAATT CGTGGACGTGGGGAAGTCTCCGGACATCCCTTATGTCTACGTGACGAATGACGGAGTGGTGCGCAACTACAAGCCCATCCAGGTCGTCACCGCCTGCACGCTCAACATCTACAACTTCCCCTTTGACGTCCAGAAATGCAGCCTCACGTTCCAGAGCTGGCTCCACACAA TCAATGACATCAACATCACCCTCATTCGAAGCccggaggagctgagggaggacAAGAGTGTCTTCATGAACCAAGGGGAGTGGGAGCTCCTCCACATACTGTCCAACTACAAGATATTCAGCGTGGACAACGATGACTATTACGCTGAGATGAAGTTTCAT GTGGTGATCCGGCGGCGGCCGCTGTTCTACAccgtgaacctgctgctgcccagTATCTTCCTGATGGTGATGGACATCGTGGGCTTCTACCTGCCACCAGACAGCGGAGAGAGAGTGTCCTTCAAGATCACGCTGTTGCTGGGCTACTCCGTCTTCCTCATCATCGTATCCGACACTCTGCCTGCCACAGCCATAGGAACCCCACTGATAG GCGTCTACTTTGTGGTCTGCATGGCGCTGCTGGTGATCAGCCTGACAGAAACCGTGCTGATCGTGCGTCTGGTCCACAAGCAGGACCTGCAGACGCCCGTGCCCCACTGGGTGAAGTACCTGGTTCTTGAAAGGGCCCCGGTcctcttctgcatccaccaaaAGCACCGCCTCTGCTCCAGGCTGTCGTCCCGGGCGTCGGACCTGGACCACCACAAAGAGAACAACTATGGGACGG CTCGCTGCACCCTCCACCACACCTGCGAGATGGGCCGAAGCCTGAGTCAGCACGACAGGGAGGGCGGGCTGCTGGGACTGGGCCGGCCCCTGGCCAGGGACGCCGGCCCCCCCGTCATGGACCACATCCTGCAAGAAGTGACGGCCATACGCCACTTTCTGGAGAAGAGGGACCGGTGCCGGGAGGTGGCCAAAGAGTGGCTGCAGGTTGGCTACGTGCTGGACGTGCTGCTCTTCAGGGTCTACCTGGTGGCCGTGGTGGCCTACAGCATCACGCTGGGCACCCTGTGGTCAGTGTGGCAGGTGGCCTGA